Proteins encoded in a region of the Haloarcula sp. CBA1129 genome:
- a CDS encoding DUF2249 domain-containing protein, which translates to MAQQQLDLREIPPPRRHPKIFDAFEELDSGESLTLVNDHEPTPLYHQMAAEVESFDAEAYTVDRVGPNEFIATLPKK; encoded by the coding sequence ATGGCACAACAGCAACTTGATCTACGTGAGATTCCACCACCACGACGACATCCGAAAATATTTGACGCCTTCGAGGAGTTGGACAGTGGTGAGTCACTGACACTCGTTAACGACCACGAACCGACACCACTATACCACCAGATGGCTGCTGAAGTCGAATCGTTCGACGCCGAGGCTTATACTGTCGATCGTGTCGGGCCGAATGAGTTCATTGCAACACTCCCGAAAAAATAA
- a CDS encoding S66 peptidase family protein — MPEFRTPPPVEPGDQVAVVAPASNAPESARFIYKLGLERMREVFDLEPVEYPTATADPEWLANNPEVRAEEVMNAFRDPDISAVIANIGGHDQITILPYLDGDVLREHPTRFYGYSDNTNLSLFLWNHGIVSYYGGSTLLEYAMDGEMFDYTEEYLRRALFEDAVGEWTEAEVFTDEAGNWEDPESVKTTREIEQSDGRIWRGGEETVLGRIWGGCYAVLIEQFLSDRYLPDPDALNGTVLALETSELVPDPAVVGANLRALGERGLLERFDGVLVGRAAARSHTEENPREWRVKYRERQRDAISDVLETYNPNAPVVFNCEFGHTYPTCPIPIGGKVEIEPATKSIHLL, encoded by the coding sequence GTGCCTGAGTTTCGTACTCCACCCCCTGTCGAACCTGGTGATCAGGTCGCAGTTGTCGCACCGGCATCAAACGCACCCGAGTCTGCACGGTTCATCTACAAACTCGGTCTTGAACGAATGCGCGAGGTTTTCGACCTTGAGCCGGTTGAGTATCCGACTGCAACCGCCGACCCGGAGTGGCTTGCGAACAATCCAGAGGTACGCGCGGAAGAGGTTATGAACGCCTTCCGCGATCCGGATATCTCGGCCGTGATCGCTAATATCGGAGGCCACGACCAGATCACAATCCTCCCATATCTTGATGGGGACGTACTCCGCGAACACCCGACTCGATTCTACGGATACTCAGACAACACGAATCTATCCCTGTTCCTCTGGAATCACGGGATTGTTTCGTACTACGGTGGATCGACACTGCTTGAATACGCGATGGATGGCGAGATGTTTGACTACACCGAAGAGTACCTACGGCGTGCGCTCTTTGAGGATGCTGTCGGTGAGTGGACGGAAGCAGAGGTCTTCACTGATGAGGCCGGTAACTGGGAAGATCCGGAGTCAGTCAAAACCACGCGCGAGATCGAACAGTCTGATGGTCGAATCTGGCGTGGTGGTGAAGAGACTGTCTTAGGTCGAATCTGGGGCGGGTGTTATGCAGTCCTCATCGAGCAGTTCCTCTCTGATCGCTACCTGCCTGATCCCGACGCACTGAACGGCACTGTTCTTGCATTGGAGACGAGCGAACTGGTCCCTGACCCGGCTGTCGTCGGTGCGAACCTCCGGGCACTCGGCGAGCGCGGTCTTCTCGAACGGTTCGACGGCGTACTTGTCGGACGCGCCGCCGCACGCTCACATACTGAAGAAAACCCACGAGAATGGCGAGTGAAGTATCGAGAGCGCCAGCGCGATGCGATTTCTGACGTACTCGAAACGTACAACCCGAACGCTCCCGTTGTCTTTAATTGTGAGTTCGGACACACGTATCCGACGTGTCCCATTCCAATCGGCGGTAAGGTCGAAATCGAACCCGCAACCAAATCCATTCACCTTCTTTGA
- a CDS encoding 4Fe-4S dicluster domain-containing protein, producing the protein MAQTYNPQLGREHSYPYEHREEERDYHWGMVINTNRCINCNTCSFACKSTWTSGEGEEYMWWMNVETEPYGGYPMGWDMRLLDDLEADQTIFDAAENGEQVRGYIAEKQAWEYPALGDDQVHGEYPEGEVVESDLENDEYHDIWQFYLPRLCNHCKNPACLAACPRKAIYKREEDGIVLLDQERCRGYRRCVKACPYHKPMYNPETGVTEKPVGCYPRIEEGNVPRCVSSCIGKTRLHGNINRGPDAGPAGGKSSAASGRSPINYLVHSDEKVALPLYPQFGTQPQVFYMPPYHVPPEFLTQMFTPNTEVKENEWPGDTYEESVRIVQERARNPSHEVLGILQLFGATTRLIETYNVKENRVKGWDRNGEKVVDVPIEEPMEVREGEQWTNQP; encoded by the coding sequence ATGGCACAAACGTACAACCCACAACTCGGCCGCGAGCACAGCTATCCCTACGAACACCGCGAGGAAGAGCGGGACTACCACTGGGGGATGGTCATCAACACGAACCGGTGTATCAACTGTAACACCTGCTCCTTTGCCTGTAAGTCGACCTGGACCAGCGGCGAGGGCGAGGAGTATATGTGGTGGATGAACGTCGAGACCGAGCCCTACGGCGGCTACCCGATGGGCTGGGACATGCGGCTGCTCGATGATCTGGAGGCCGATCAGACCATCTTCGACGCCGCGGAAAACGGCGAGCAGGTCCGCGGGTACATCGCCGAGAAGCAGGCTTGGGAGTACCCCGCGCTGGGCGACGATCAGGTCCACGGGGAGTACCCCGAAGGCGAGGTCGTCGAGTCCGACCTCGAAAACGACGAGTACCACGACATCTGGCAGTTCTACCTCCCGCGGCTCTGTAACCACTGCAAGAACCCCGCCTGTCTCGCTGCGTGCCCGCGGAAAGCCATCTACAAGCGCGAGGAAGACGGCATCGTCCTGCTCGACCAGGAACGCTGCCGGGGCTACCGCCGCTGTGTGAAAGCCTGTCCGTACCACAAGCCGATGTACAACCCTGAGACTGGCGTCACCGAGAAACCGGTCGGCTGCTACCCCCGCATCGAGGAGGGGAACGTCCCGCGGTGTGTCTCCTCCTGTATCGGGAAGACGCGGCTCCACGGCAACATCAACCGCGGACCTGACGCCGGGCCGGCGGGGGGCAAGTCCTCAGCCGCGTCGGGGCGCTCGCCTATCAACTACCTCGTCCACTCCGACGAGAAGGTGGCCCTGCCGCTGTACCCGCAGTTCGGGACCCAGCCGCAGGTGTTCTACATGCCGCCGTACCACGTCCCGCCGGAGTTCCTGACCCAGATGTTCACCCCGAACACCGAGGTCAAGGAAAACGAGTGGCCGGGCGACACCTACGAGGAGTCGGTCCGTATCGTGCAGGAGCGGGCCCGCAACCCCAGCCACGAGGTGCTCGGGATTCTCCAGTTGTTCGGGGCGACGACGCGGCTCATCGAGACCTACAACGTCAAGGAGAACCGCGTGAAGGGCTGGGACCGCAACGGCGAGAAGGTCGTCGATGTGCCAATCGAGGAGCCCATGGAGGTCCGCGAGGGTGAACAGTGGACCAACCAGCCGTGA
- a CDS encoding P-loop NTPase, giving the protein MSDEVTEPTEDAVREALRTVSAPDGDRDVIATGLVESVTVADGAVTVDPTLSQMAPATADALTDQMRAAVLECSGVEQVHIDADAPEPDHGTVVPGVDRIIAVASAKGGVGKTTVATQLARGLAASGERVGLFDADVYGPNTPELLDIEGPLGSTDDGRAEPVTVDGLQVVSVGLIANDEPMAWRGAMAHEAVEELLTDAAWDVDTLVLDLPPGTGDIVLTTLQSFPVDGAVFVTTPFPTAASDTERSMALFREEGVPVLGAVLNMAGFTCPTCGDEHTPFGNNSDLSTNVLAELPLDESLRSTDGAVPAAFRDLGETVRATLTDRTTVTVPETALDLRGVPDRARIEQVCAEFSALAPGESLHLLTDTRPGNVTEVLADLASVPPRVATEQKQPGLWALQISKTDPDTTEISA; this is encoded by the coding sequence ATGTCCGACGAGGTGACCGAACCCACGGAAGACGCGGTTAGAGAAGCGCTTCGAACTGTGTCCGCTCCCGACGGCGACAGGGACGTGATCGCTACGGGGCTGGTGGAGTCCGTGACCGTCGCCGACGGGGCCGTCACGGTCGACCCGACGCTGTCCCAGATGGCCCCTGCGACAGCGGACGCACTTACCGATCAGATGCGGGCGGCGGTGCTAGAGTGTAGCGGCGTCGAGCAGGTCCATATAGACGCGGATGCGCCGGAACCGGACCACGGTACCGTCGTGCCCGGCGTGGACCGCATCATCGCCGTCGCCAGCGCGAAAGGCGGCGTCGGCAAGACCACTGTGGCGACTCAGTTGGCGCGTGGACTGGCTGCATCCGGTGAGCGGGTCGGCCTGTTCGACGCCGACGTGTACGGCCCGAACACGCCGGAACTGCTCGATATCGAGGGCCCGCTCGGTTCGACCGACGACGGCCGCGCGGAGCCGGTCACGGTCGACGGGCTGCAGGTCGTCAGTGTCGGTCTGATCGCCAACGACGAACCGATGGCTTGGCGCGGTGCGATGGCGCACGAGGCTGTCGAGGAACTGCTGACCGACGCCGCCTGGGATGTCGATACGCTGGTGCTTGACCTGCCGCCGGGGACCGGCGACATCGTGTTGACGACGCTGCAGTCGTTTCCGGTTGACGGAGCAGTATTCGTGACGACGCCGTTTCCCACCGCTGCCAGCGATACAGAGCGCTCAATGGCCTTGTTCCGTGAAGAGGGTGTTCCAGTACTTGGTGCCGTCCTCAATATGGCCGGGTTCACTTGCCCGACCTGTGGCGACGAACACACACCGTTCGGTAACAATTCTGATCTTAGTACGAACGTGCTGGCGGAGCTCCCTCTCGACGAATCGCTTCGCTCGACCGACGGAGCGGTTCCTGCAGCCTTCCGTGACTTGGGTGAAACAGTGCGTGCGACACTTACCGACCGGACGACTGTCACCGTTCCAGAAACCGCACTCGATCTCCGCGGTGTCCCTGACCGGGCACGAATCGAACAGGTCTGTGCCGAGTTTAGTGCGCTCGCCCCCGGAGAATCACTCCATCTCCTGACCGATACCCGCCCAGGTAATGTCACAGAGGTTCTTGCAGACCTCGCTTCGGTACCGCCGCGCGTGGCCACAGAACAGAAACAGCCCGGTCTGTGGGCGCTACAGATATCCAAAACCGATCCCGACACAACTGAAATTTCAGCATAA
- a CDS encoding ethylbenzene dehydrogenase-related protein has translation MVELDYEAARRATMATALVMALLVAGQMAVAAAVTGGQQPMVATDQIPQTAESDRWSEAPSRTVSLSKQQMAVPYGGGSIDEMEVQALTNETHVAFRLTWEDPTKDTNIRSPENYSDAAAVMLKSGEKPPITMGADGDPVNIWYWRSQWQYGNDTPAEWSGDMYAYPHPDGETKPGMAAGNPLSQSQYENYGQNYYAAGYGSLSNAPQQNVDAQATRNGDEWSVVFVRDHTGEGQHDATFSQNETMYLAFAVWNGSADEVNGKKSLTMQYSTLDTTSGELTAPESGGSGDSSSSGSAAGGDSSGGDGGSGGSSNPLFTSIGTLVAATVAGWTVLYWRLAR, from the coding sequence ATGGTTGAACTGGACTACGAGGCGGCCCGCCGGGCAACGATGGCAACGGCGCTCGTCATGGCGCTGCTGGTCGCCGGCCAGATGGCCGTCGCCGCAGCCGTCACCGGCGGCCAGCAACCCATGGTCGCGACGGACCAGATCCCACAGACCGCCGAGAGCGACCGCTGGTCCGAGGCCCCGTCCCGGACTGTGTCGCTGTCGAAACAGCAGATGGCCGTCCCCTACGGCGGCGGGAGCATCGACGAGATGGAGGTACAGGCGCTCACCAACGAGACCCACGTCGCCTTCCGGCTGACCTGGGAGGACCCGACGAAGGACACGAACATCCGGTCGCCGGAGAACTACAGCGACGCGGCCGCCGTGATGCTCAAAAGCGGCGAGAAGCCGCCGATAACGATGGGCGCGGACGGCGACCCGGTCAACATCTGGTACTGGCGGTCACAGTGGCAGTACGGGAACGACACCCCGGCCGAGTGGAGCGGCGACATGTACGCCTATCCCCACCCGGATGGGGAGACCAAACCGGGCATGGCCGCTGGCAACCCCCTCTCACAGAGCCAGTACGAAAACTACGGCCAGAACTACTACGCGGCGGGGTATGGCTCGCTGAGCAATGCGCCACAGCAGAACGTCGACGCGCAGGCCACACGCAACGGCGACGAGTGGTCCGTCGTCTTCGTTCGCGATCACACTGGGGAAGGACAACACGACGCGACCTTCTCGCAGAACGAGACGATGTATCTGGCCTTCGCCGTCTGGAACGGGAGCGCAGACGAGGTCAACGGCAAGAAGTCGCTGACGATGCAGTACAGCACACTGGACACTACATCCGGCGAACTCACGGCACCCGAGAGCGGCGGCAGCGGGGACAGTTCGAGTTCAGGTAGCGCCGCCGGGGGCGATTCCAGTGGCGGCGACGGTGGTTCGGGCGGTAGCAGCAACCCGCTGTTCACCTCAATCGGAACGCTCGTCGCGGCGACGGTCGCCGGCTGGACGGTCCTCTACTGGAGGCTGGCGCGATGA
- a CDS encoding molecular chaperone yields MKNTPQHHTRRAALYGFAATVFQYPDEAVVGDLQDEAVQDAVRQAGAALDLETEVDALLDALDGVDRDSLEPAYNRLFGLPSDEGTYPVVPYEAHYTTGEEVNESQRRIATVVGLLEEFGLEISDDFDERHDHVTVELELLQVLAAQRAVALDDGDDETAVRLARAGATVLDEHLGDFVPAFAHRVRKTVDGGGTSDRDVPETCAVYAAAADLAAALVEFDEASHPDPVSPGTGVRADG; encoded by the coding sequence ATGAAGAACACGCCACAACACCACACGCGACGCGCCGCGCTGTACGGGTTCGCCGCGACGGTCTTCCAGTACCCCGACGAAGCCGTCGTCGGCGACCTGCAGGACGAAGCGGTCCAGGATGCCGTCCGGCAGGCCGGTGCTGCGCTGGACCTCGAAACCGAAGTCGACGCACTGCTTGATGCGCTCGACGGCGTCGACCGCGACTCACTCGAACCGGCGTACAACCGTCTGTTCGGCCTCCCGAGCGACGAAGGGACGTATCCGGTCGTCCCATACGAGGCCCACTACACCACCGGCGAGGAGGTCAACGAGAGCCAGCGCCGTATCGCCACGGTCGTCGGCCTGTTAGAGGAGTTCGGCCTCGAAATCAGCGATGATTTCGACGAGCGCCACGACCACGTCACCGTCGAACTGGAACTGCTGCAGGTGCTTGCCGCACAGCGGGCGGTCGCCCTCGACGACGGCGACGACGAAACGGCTGTTCGCCTCGCACGAGCGGGCGCGACCGTACTGGACGAGCATCTCGGCGACTTCGTTCCCGCGTTCGCTCATCGGGTCCGGAAAACCGTCGACGGTGGTGGCACGTCCGACCGTGACGTGCCCGAAACGTGCGCCGTCTACGCCGCCGCCGCGGACTTGGCGGCGGCCCTCGTCGAGTTCGACGAAGCGAGCCATCCCGATCCGGTGTCGCCCGGAACGGGGGTGAGAGCCGATGGTTGA
- a CDS encoding BGTF surface domain-containing protein, whose translation MRGKPIAILAGVVVAGLIIGGSVGGMSVISSGSAATDTQQHAADIGSLEQNETVITTSGEQLTLQTTAAEQIHGQTAVSPGSNVTVRIESSDTQNPFLIPQSTPVRENGTFAVKVDLSGITNNTSAVVSVYHNTTELTNQTARIESVRTKSTPATAESLPRFVFDGNQISVASAPNQTIRGETTFDSRTNVTVLIKSTDSSSPFLRSQQATVRSNGSVATRFNFTAVPEGTTFQAELRKNGTSLTDAEGQVTGD comes from the coding sequence ATGAGAGGTAAACCGATAGCCATTCTCGCAGGGGTGGTTGTTGCGGGGCTTATCATCGGTGGTTCGGTCGGAGGAATGTCCGTGATCTCCAGCGGTTCAGCCGCCACCGATACACAGCAGCACGCAGCAGATATTGGTAGCTTAGAACAGAATGAGACCGTTATTACGACCAGCGGAGAGCAGCTAACGTTACAGACCACGGCTGCCGAACAGATCCATGGACAGACGGCTGTCTCCCCAGGATCGAACGTGACAGTTCGTATCGAGAGTAGTGATACACAGAATCCGTTCCTCATTCCGCAATCAACACCCGTCCGTGAAAACGGAACGTTCGCTGTCAAGGTCGACCTGTCGGGTATCACGAATAATACGAGTGCAGTCGTCTCTGTCTATCACAACACGACAGAACTCACGAACCAGACTGCTCGTATTGAATCCGTTCGAACAAAAAGCACGCCTGCAACGGCGGAATCATTGCCACGGTTTGTCTTTGATGGAAACCAGATATCCGTTGCAAGCGCTCCGAATCAGACCATTCGTGGCGAAACGACATTCGATTCGAGAACCAATGTTACAGTCCTAATCAAGAGCACTGACTCGTCTTCCCCGTTTCTCAGGAGCCAACAAGCTACAGTACGGAGCAACGGCTCAGTCGCCACACGATTTAACTTTACAGCCGTCCCGGAAGGAACGACGTTCCAAGCCGAACTCCGAAAGAACGGAACCAGCCTCACCGATGCGGAAGGACAGGTAACGGGTGATTGA
- a CDS encoding HEAT repeat domain-containing protein, producing the protein MSYENWSARGRTPGETETEVRDALDARRVRTRQDAAIALVDAADSGLDRSTIDALGERAVEDEDHEVRQFAVEALGVAGAAPAVVRQALDDPEAWVRAEAVVALSRVGGNAAELEGALDDDSGWVRRNAVIALGKRGEADQPLLVDCIKTDPHPAVREYAAQFLSSVAEDVSEAERILAAMLAREPNAFARAKAAESLGQLGTDRAEQALEAHGVTDQSEDVARTAKQALASARGTDPENLDVEIGPPSAPGSGPDTPAEQSVDGYDPAGSFSSTRAGSESPAPGGAPGFDPRRDLNTDPEDRT; encoded by the coding sequence ATGAGCTACGAGAACTGGAGCGCGCGCGGTCGGACGCCGGGCGAGACAGAGACAGAGGTCCGTGATGCACTGGACGCTCGGCGGGTGCGGACCCGGCAGGACGCCGCCATCGCACTGGTCGATGCGGCCGACTCCGGCCTTGACCGCTCGACTATCGACGCGCTCGGAGAACGCGCAGTGGAGGACGAAGATCATGAAGTACGGCAGTTCGCTGTGGAAGCTCTGGGGGTCGCAGGGGCCGCGCCGGCCGTCGTCCGGCAAGCGCTCGACGACCCCGAGGCGTGGGTCCGGGCCGAAGCCGTCGTCGCCCTCTCGCGGGTCGGCGGCAACGCAGCCGAGTTGGAGGGGGCGCTTGACGACGACAGCGGCTGGGTCCGACGGAACGCCGTCATCGCGCTGGGCAAACGCGGCGAGGCCGACCAGCCGCTGCTTGTCGACTGTATAAAGACTGACCCCCATCCAGCTGTCCGGGAGTACGCTGCCCAGTTTCTCAGCAGCGTCGCCGAGGACGTCTCGGAGGCTGAACGCATCTTGGCCGCGATGCTGGCCCGAGAACCGAACGCCTTCGCCCGGGCGAAAGCCGCCGAAAGCCTCGGTCAGCTCGGGACCGACCGAGCGGAGCAGGCGCTCGAAGCTCACGGCGTGACCGACCAGAGCGAGGATGTCGCCCGCACAGCCAAACAGGCGCTTGCAAGTGCTCGTGGGACCGACCCCGAGAACTTGGATGTCGAAATCGGGCCGCCGTCGGCCCCCGGAAGCGGACCGGATACGCCCGCCGAACAGTCCGTCGACGGGTACGACCCTGCGGGCTCCTTCAGCTCAACGCGGGCCGGGAGCGAGTCACCGGCTCCCGGCGGCGCGCCCGGTTTCGACCCCCGACGCGACCTGAACACCGACCCGGAGGATAGGACCTGA
- a CDS encoding molybdopterin-dependent oxidoreductase has product MKLSRRDFLTAAGAGAVGALVEGAWGATQSTEPITSVDNPLKSYPNRDWEQVYHDIYAYDGVDWTVCHPNCTQSCALNFYMKNGVPIRAEQVYHNEEPSVGPSGYEDAGVSQHWNPRGCMKGLSLHRRTFEPSRIKYPMVRKGWDPDDPNPEGRGEDEFERVSWDEAIDLIAEKMANLEDNKQFHIFNAIKADGLFTRHGSGRRLASVFGGCEWTEYDWYADLPPGHVITTGYQTSDADAAAWRKADYTIIQGKNLIHNKLADNHFLQETRERGGKMVGVYPDYSPTVQKCDRWLPVRPGSDPAFALGIAHVIINEDLYDPEFMRKFTSLPLLIREDTGKYLRAHEVFEDHDEPPEDLEDQHEHNDWGDFVVLDEDSQPVPMTREEVGEEMPATPQLDVDTDIELTDGSTVTVQSDFARQRDNIIENYDPETVEDITTIPADKLAQTAREFADAEKGQWFTGEGINHWFHSNDALQRAVFLVQAMLGNIGDAGQGYYNYSGQYKIELLDGYPHYVNPDGNAAHGMYPGYAFAFFGGEKLDPHEVRGDFDRELDLVPQGDAEEPVMPKNAGSYTMSKPSILWTMNCNLLNQTKHQEHVIENFVKHPDTENDLFIVSDMHMTYSARHADIVLPVPSWLECEYPDITVGPENPFVQMDSGVMDPMYDTKQDGEAVAMVAEKLDEKIPPEERNVDSYRAYFDKFLDDDGDVTEYIQETFDRGMTTQSIDVEDLEDGPERLDLKTYPRVPFYSQVHEDRPFYTKTGRMEFHKEEDRFIELDRDDIDHVESVEGTPYGVNKKWDEAKDEENPLYHDEGNQFYYNTPHPKYRTHSSWGMTDWNLIWASRDFGSVSGDPEGTDRLVDDFSFPTGDGESEDVAPLGEAFVEMHPSDAENIDVENGDYVRITGKRGDLVVRAMVSERQRPRSAGDMGQLTLWHGWWPQHFPDDEADEDGVKGYNTITNIWLDPLQETDDLVHKAVFGDPNISDIVDEDIAWHGAELEHGYEETVWAPTGTNRDDLVDVEKYEEADWWPGDARRDDLVEDYIGGSLQPSGSSSGSTGTSTSGGDD; this is encoded by the coding sequence ATGAAACTATCGAGGCGTGATTTCCTGACTGCGGCGGGCGCGGGAGCGGTTGGCGCGCTCGTCGAAGGTGCATGGGGCGCGACACAGTCAACGGAACCGATAACGAGCGTGGACAACCCGCTCAAATCCTACCCCAATCGGGACTGGGAGCAAGTGTATCACGACATCTACGCGTACGACGGGGTGGACTGGACGGTGTGTCACCCCAACTGTACCCAGTCGTGTGCACTGAACTTCTACATGAAAAACGGCGTCCCGATACGAGCAGAGCAGGTGTACCACAACGAGGAGCCCTCGGTCGGTCCGTCGGGCTACGAGGACGCCGGCGTGAGCCAGCACTGGAACCCGCGGGGCTGTATGAAGGGGTTGTCACTCCATCGCCGTACCTTTGAGCCGTCCCGCATCAAGTACCCGATGGTCCGGAAGGGGTGGGATCCCGATGACCCTAATCCGGAGGGTCGCGGCGAAGACGAGTTCGAACGCGTCTCTTGGGACGAGGCGATCGACCTCATCGCCGAGAAGATGGCCAACTTGGAGGACAATAAGCAGTTCCATATCTTCAACGCCATCAAGGCCGACGGGCTGTTCACTCGCCACGGGTCGGGCCGTCGACTCGCCTCTGTTTTCGGCGGCTGTGAGTGGACCGAGTACGACTGGTACGCCGACCTGCCGCCGGGCCACGTCATCACGACGGGGTATCAGACCTCCGACGCCGACGCCGCCGCCTGGCGGAAAGCCGATTACACCATCATCCAAGGGAAGAACCTCATCCACAACAAACTCGCGGACAACCACTTTCTGCAGGAGACCCGCGAGCGCGGCGGGAAGATGGTCGGCGTCTATCCGGACTACTCGCCGACGGTCCAGAAGTGCGACCGGTGGCTCCCGGTTCGGCCAGGCAGCGACCCGGCGTTCGCACTCGGCATCGCGCACGTCATCATCAACGAGGACCTGTACGACCCTGAGTTCATGCGGAAGTTCACGAGCCTCCCGCTGTTGATTCGGGAGGACACCGGCAAGTACCTCCGTGCACACGAGGTGTTCGAGGACCACGATGAACCCCCAGAGGACCTTGAAGACCAGCATGAGCACAACGACTGGGGGGATTTCGTCGTGCTGGACGAGGACAGCCAGCCCGTGCCGATGACACGCGAGGAGGTCGGCGAGGAGATGCCGGCCACGCCACAGTTAGACGTCGACACCGATATCGAACTGACCGACGGTTCGACAGTCACCGTCCAGAGCGACTTCGCCCGTCAGCGGGACAACATCATCGAAAACTACGACCCAGAGACGGTCGAGGACATCACCACGATTCCGGCCGACAAACTGGCTCAGACGGCGCGGGAGTTCGCCGACGCCGAGAAGGGGCAGTGGTTCACCGGCGAAGGCATCAACCACTGGTTCCACTCCAACGACGCGCTCCAGCGGGCCGTGTTCCTCGTCCAAGCGATGCTGGGCAACATCGGCGATGCCGGCCAGGGGTACTACAACTACTCCGGCCAGTACAAGATCGAACTGCTGGACGGCTACCCCCACTACGTCAACCCGGACGGCAACGCCGCCCACGGGATGTATCCGGGCTACGCCTTCGCTTTCTTCGGCGGCGAGAAACTCGACCCCCACGAGGTTCGTGGGGACTTCGACCGCGAACTGGACCTCGTTCCGCAGGGCGACGCCGAGGAGCCGGTGATGCCGAAAAACGCCGGCTCGTACACGATGTCCAAGCCGTCGATTCTGTGGACGATGAACTGCAACCTCCTAAACCAGACCAAACATCAGGAGCACGTCATCGAGAACTTCGTCAAACACCCCGACACGGAGAACGACCTGTTCATCGTCTCGGACATGCACATGACCTACTCGGCGCGACACGCCGACATCGTGCTCCCGGTGCCGTCTTGGCTGGAGTGTGAGTACCCCGACATCACCGTCGGACCGGAGAACCCCTTCGTCCAGATGGATAGCGGCGTGATGGACCCCATGTACGACACCAAACAGGACGGGGAAGCCGTCGCGATGGTCGCGGAGAAACTCGACGAGAAAATCCCGCCCGAGGAGCGCAACGTCGACTCCTACCGGGCGTACTTCGATAAGTTCCTCGACGACGACGGCGACGTCACCGAGTACATCCAGGAGACGTTCGACCGCGGGATGACGACCCAGAGCATCGACGTCGAGGACCTGGAAGACGGGCCGGAACGGCTGGATTTGAAGACCTACCCCCGAGTCCCGTTCTACTCGCAGGTCCACGAGGACCGGCCGTTCTACACGAAGACCGGCCGGATGGAGTTCCACAAGGAAGAGGACCGCTTCATCGAACTCGACCGGGACGACATCGACCACGTCGAGAGCGTCGAGGGGACCCCCTACGGCGTGAACAAGAAGTGGGACGAGGCAAAAGACGAGGAGAACCCCCTCTATCACGACGAGGGCAATCAGTTCTACTACAACACCCCACACCCGAAGTACCGGACCCACTCCTCGTGGGGGATGACCGACTGGAACCTCATCTGGGCCTCGCGTGACTTCGGCAGCGTCAGCGGCGACCCGGAGGGGACCGACCGCCTCGTCGACGACTTCTCGTTCCCGACCGGCGACGGCGAGTCCGAAGACGTCGCGCCGCTCGGTGAGGCCTTCGTCGAGATGCACCCCAGCGATGCTGAGAACATCGACGTCGAAAACGGGGACTACGTCCGCATCACCGGCAAGCGCGGTGACCTCGTCGTCAGGGCGATGGTCAGCGAGCGCCAGCGCCCGCGGTCGGCCGGTGACATGGGACAGTTGACGCTGTGGCACGGCTGGTGGCCCCAGCACTTCCCCGACGACGAGGCCGACGAGGACGGCGTCAAGGGGTACAACACGATCACGAACATCTGGCTCGACCCGTTGCAGGAGACCGACGACCTCGTCCACAAGGCGGTGTTCGGCGATCCGAACATCTCCGATATCGTCGACGAGGACATCGCCTGGCACGGCGCGGAACTGGAACACGGCTACGAGGAGACGGTGTGGGCCCCGACGGGGACCAACCGGGACGACCTCGTGGACGTCGAGAAGTACGAGGAAGCGGACTGGTGGCCCGGCGACGCCCGCCGGGACGACCTCGTTGAGGACTACATCGGCGGGTCGCTGCAGCCAAGCGGTAGCAGCTCTGGCAGTACCGGAACATCGACCTCAGGAGGCGATGACTGA